A window of Ananas comosus cultivar F153 linkage group 11, ASM154086v1, whole genome shotgun sequence genomic DNA:
TTCTTGAAGTTCAAAAAAGTTATTAGGGCCTAaaaattcattcaaattttccaaaagaaaaacaatgtCAGGAACTAGCTTCTAAAGACAAAATGAACAATATTTTCAAAGCTGGCTGCAGGAAGATATGGACAAGGCGCCTACAGCACGTAGGATAAATGCATATGAATTTTTCATACCTCGCAAGTAAATCACTGTCCTATTTAGCATTCCCTCCAACTTGTCACGTGCAATTACATAGCTTGTGTATGATCTCAGCTAAGCTTGCAAGAAGGCATGGAGTGATCACTGAGCTATCTTCGGTATTTTGGACGAAGTACAGAAATCTTGATATGGTTTATAACTCTCCTGCCATTTTGAAAACTGTCTCTTCAAGCACTTATAGATTTTCTGATCACCTGGTTTAAATGTAACACTAGGAGtatcaaaatctaatttcaCTGGGCTCAGATCAGACACTTTCGATCCAAATAAATCATGCCCATGATCTGCAGAACACGCCCTATCTACAATTCCACATATAAACGTGGCAAAATTTTCATCTCTGTGCGGAACCAAACTGGCTTGCATCGTGTTGTCTTTTAGTAATTTCTCATCATCTAGCACCTCTGTCATCATGCTACCagttttattacaaattaatttattactggGTTCATAAACAAAAAATGTTTTGTCATTTTGCTGCTCTTCCGATGCAGACCATCCATTGCAGTTTCCAATGTCGGCAATAGAGATTTCAGGGTACACATGCTTAAGAATCTTTTTGCATTGAAGGTCTAACAAGTCGTCACCAGGCTCTTCTCTTGGAACAAACGAACTTTTCTCCTCTATATTCCTTTCTTGAAGGGtaagaagaaaaggaatggGTATAACCGGGCCAACAAGACCCTCCCCAGGTGATGCTTTACTCGATGACTTCTCTCCTCTTCGTGAAGGTTGTACGACGAGGAAAGGCCGCACTTCACCGCGCTGCAAACAGCTAGGAACTTCAAGAAATTCAAAAGAATACTCTGCAGAACCACCAAATAGTTCTGAATATTTTGAGAAGGCCAGAGGCAAAAGATCTGGCCGAAGACAACTCAATATTCTCCGCGATGCCATTTCAAATATGCTAGTTGGGATGCTGGCATCACCTATCAAAGTAGAAAGTGATAAATTACGGCATCTTTGTGTGTCGCTTGCAAGTTCTTGCATGTCACGAACCAAAGTGATTTGCTTGTTTTCCTTGTGATTGGGTTGGGAATAATGCATGGCTAATGCATCGGAAAGATTGCCGTTCATATATCCATAGAGGTACCGTAAATTCAAGAAATCATATCTACTGGATATTTTACCTTCCTGACTTGTTGGGCATATGAGTGAATCCTGGAGCTCTGGTGGATCTCCTCCTTCATTATAGGACCTCTcgatagatatattatatacagCATTATATCTTTGTAACTCCAACTTTCTGCATGAGGTTACACGAATTAAATCAAAGCCACATGACTCTGTTTTCTCCGAGGAAAGGTTGTATGGGACAACGCAGAAGCCAACAACCATGTCTTTCCTTTTTTGCCAGTCATACTCGGTTGAGAAATTCTCTCGAAAGAATAATTCATTTATAAGACTGCTGCCATCCCCACAGACCTGATCAGTCAAAGGAAAAGATGAGGGGAGCTCCCAAGCATATAGGGTAGTATCAGTCAGAGTTCCTTTCTCCTTAGGCCCATAGCAGAAGAGATTAAACTCGCCGTTCCAAAAAGAGCCCACCAATATAGCAAACCCTGAATCTGAAGCCCATTTGAACTCATCCGATGGCCTCAATTCCGACAGCCTAAACATGGCAATATAGCTAGGGTTCTCGAGGCCGTGATCCCACGTCAATACAGGCACTAACGGCTGCCGTGTATCAAAGAGGAGCAATTGGTGTTCGGTCACCACCGAGAAATGGAAATCATTAAAATTAGCCTTACAGAAAGCAAGGAAACTCCCCTTTTTTTCCACTGAAGGAGCAACATCAAACAAACCCGGCATTTCGATCCGAGCCAAAACTTTGTGCTCATAGCCTTCAGTGCGCCTTAGATCAACCAAAGCAACAGCTTTGGAACAAGCGACAATCACAATCCAAGGTTGCCCGCCGAAATTGCAGCTCAGCCACTCGCCAGGATCAGCACCGCCGCCCAGAGAAACCCTAATCTTCCCTCCGCACTTCGAGTCCAGATTGAACCAACAAAGGTCGCCGCTTTCCAGCAGAGCCGCGCTCTCCTCCTCAAAATGCGGGCTCCAGCAGGCATCCACCACGGAGCTATCAAAACCCTGCTTCGCCAGAGGCACCAGGAACGGCGTCTCACGGCCCGAATCCAAAACCCTGGTCTCGACCCTAAACCAATTTACTGAATACAGAGTGGTGGCAACCAAGAAGCCCTCAACGAGGGGATTACCTGGGGAAGCCGAATCGGCTATGGGGAACCACGAATTGGAGGACGAAGCTGAGACCACCGACATCTTGAGAATTCTATGGTGAGGGTGTTTGAACCCTTCCCTCTGCTTGAAAACGTCGCCATCCTCATCAACCCTAACCTCCGGGGTCGGGCCCTCGAACGAGAGACCTAGGAAACCGATCAAGTCGGCGTTTTCGCCGGCGGGGAAGAAGACGATGAGCCCGCGGCGGTGGCTGCGCCATGGGAGGACGACGAGGTTGTTGGATGCGTGGGCGGAGGGGGCAGGGGGAGGGAGGAGGTCGGCGGCGAGGGAGTCGAGGGCGGCTGAGGGGAGGAAGGCGCCATTGGCGGGGGACCGGAAGAAGGCACGGAGGGAGCGGAGgtgggaggaggagggcgaggcggggAAGGaggcggggggggggggaggagggagaggagaggaggggatagggagaaggggaggggagagaggagggggccgagggaggaggaggaggaggaggaggaggaggaggagaggagttGGGGCGGCGAAGACGGAGGCGACGGCCATAGGGAGCGCCACTCGTCGGAGAAGTCATGCGCGggagaaattagggtttcggcTCGAGGCGACGATTAgggttcccttttttttttggcgggaAGAAGAGGGGGGTTCCGGCGCAGCAGCGCAGGGGACGGTGTTCAGAGCGAAAAGTTTGGGTGGACACGGCTCCACGTCATatggatgacgtggtgaaccatGTGCAGAGAAAACTTTTCATACTTCGACGGCTAGTAATAGGCCGGACCGGGCCGGTCCAATTAATAGTTGAAGTTGATGTAAAAGGGGCCTTATTGAGTTTATGGACCACGGGCTCTGATGGACTCAGGTCTATTGCTAACTatgaatgtaaaattttttttgtaagttATACTGTCTACGAGGCACAACCTCTATTCTATAGTTTTATGGCATCGTTCGGGATTAGGGAGAAATTATATTACgtgcaattaaaaaaaatataataaaaaaaattcttgctTGTTTTCGTATGTCATATAGCTTTGTTGTTGTGCATACTGCATTGTATctgttacaatatatttttttaccgttcctttagaaaaagaaaaagtatatctctatatatttttaccctaattttattttacttaataatATTAGATGGACTTCGATATCATGCAGGACCTATATAATTATGCATAATTTTATGCCAAATTTTGAGCTATTCACACAGGCCCTAAGAGCGACGGAAATATTCAGCcaatatctcttctttttttgcaAGTTTGGTTAATTAATCCTACTTGTCGAGACATTTTAGTCCCAATACTTGAgagttttttttgttgagaatgGTAGTATGTTATTActtcatttttttagaaaaaaaaaattagttgaaaGAGTGATACAATTAGACTTTGAACTGGAAATCTCgtatatcaaatatcaaattctttgcTACTTGTGTTAGAGACGATTGGTTACAGCACTGTAGAGTTGATTAGAATAGCTCACTTGTTACCCAACAAAATAACCTTAAGTTTGTTTGCGCCATACTTTCATTAATTGAAGCAGTTAGGAGTGTCCATTTTAGATACGACGAGATTAGACGACATGTACTCGCTGAATATGATATGGTTTTATCAGTTACCTAAACGGACTAAGTCACACTGTGTTGAGAGGATCATCCCCTATCCAAAACCAATAAATAGTTTATTAATTTCCTTTTTCTGTTGTTTTCAGAACCTACACATCTTGGCCCTTCATGAACTTGGATTCTAACTACACCCTCGAAATTTATCGACCGGCAAGGGCCACTTCTGCATTCCCGTGATCTGTTAATCTAATGATATGAGTCCAACTGCCCATCTAGAGGTCAGAAGTTCGAGTCCCCGTCGTAAGCCGTACCTTCAACTTAGTGCACTTAAAAACATCAAATTGGCACATCTATTTTTGAGACTCagaaacttatttttattttctgctacAGCAAAAAACTCGATCTACAGCTTTTGCTTTATCCAATACTGTATTGATAATTATTGCTGCCGGAAGCAAAAGTAGAAGCGAGAGTAAATTAGCCTCAGGACAAGCATGACCTAATAAAATTCTTGTCCGTAGACTACCAAAATCTTGAAAGTTGAAGCCCACTTTCCAATTGCTTGGTCGTGTTTAATTTAAACAGTGATCAGAAGAGAGAAGTGGAGGCTTTGTTGGCTACCATGTgcaaataagttttttttttgagcaaatTAGCACTATGTGGGAAACCCATGTGCTACTCCCATGcaataaaattaagaatataGTGTAAGCTCACACCTTTAAAGCGACAAAGCTCTCCTC
This region includes:
- the LOC109717176 gene encoding uncharacterized protein LOC109717176, with translation PASFPASPSSSHLRSLRAFFRSPANGAFLPSAALDSLAADLLPPPAPSAHASNNLVVLPWRSHRRGLIVFFPAGENADLIGFLGLSFEGPTPEVRVDEDGDVFKQREGFKHPHHRILKMSVVSASSSNSWFPIADSASPGNPLVEGFLVATTLYSVNWFRVETRVLDSGRETPFLVPLAKQGFDSSVVDACWSPHFEEESAALLESGDLCWFNLDSKCGGKIRVSLGGGADPGEWLSCNFGGQPWIVIVACSKAVALVDLRRTEGYEHKVLARIEMPGLFDVAPSVEKKGSFLAFCKANFNDFHFSVVTEHQLLLFDTRQPLVPVLTWDHGLENPSYIAMFRLSELRPSDEFKWASDSGFAILVGSFWNGEFNLFCYGPKEKGTLTDTTLYAWELPSSFPLTDQVCGDGSSLINELFFRENFSTEYDWQKRKDMVVGFCVVPYNLSSEKTESCGFDLIRVTSCRKLELQRYNAVYNISIERSYNEGGDPPELQDSLICPTSQEGKISSRYDFLNLRYLYGYMNGNLSDALAMHYSQPNHKENKQITLVRDMQELASDTQRCRNLSLSTLIGDASIPTSIFEMASRRILSCLRPDLLPLAFSKYSELFGGSAEYSFEFLEVPSCLQRGEVRPFLVVQPSRRGEKSSSKASPGEGLVGPVIPIPFLLTLQERNIEEKSSFVPREEPGDDLLDLQCKKILKHVYPEISIADIGNCNGWSASEEQQNDKTFFVYEPSNKLICNKTGSMMTEVLDDEKLLKDNTMQASLVPHRDENFATFICGIVDRACSADHGHDLFGSKVSDLSPVKLDFDTPSVTFKPGDQKIYKCLKRQFSKWQESYKPYQDFCTSSKIPKIAQ